From Candidatus Doudnabacteria bacterium, a single genomic window includes:
- a CDS encoding DUF4012 domain-containing protein, translating into MNARRFSKTDMGPMKRKAKPAAKVRNVIKREVMSSELMYAVSRAREKTAAAALIKPKIFTAKQRFEWKNYSRQMFQISSFALAGIILIGVLQGLVYLSQAKKASGEILGAATSAYTDLHTAEQNLSTQNFAAAQQLFDAASGNVNLAQEKLNDFRALSWVAPVADSANHVLAGAGLLANAGNKLSDALNLFDELKVSSKGVETANFNDKIKTNRELLSASRDLVVSASGQFNQAGSVPQDYSGTLEAAKQQVSDLNSILDKLIGLEDLYLGLFSKQKTYLLIFQNYDEERATGGFIGTYGVLGTDNGAITKLKIESIYQLDGQIYEQIAAPGPMQPLIKRWGTRDANWFADFPTSAQKLLYFFEKGGETADGVITATPKMFEDILRLTGPIDMPSYGVALTADNFQQLVQFKTSVDYDKILNQPKKFLADAAPQLLDRLMGMNKDQWIQILQIFEDNLRQRNVLLYTKDQATEKQIEDLGFGGQVLATDYDYLSVNNSNLGGTKTDLSMDQNVDLKSKILSDGSIINTLTIDRKNSADASNKDYLRVLVPRGSQFVSAQGFDDYQYFDSTAKGMRTDPDLAAWDVGEMHSNVYVRTEAGKTEFAGWLATDPGEERSITLTYMLPFKINADALSNAQSYSLLVQKQSGSKPYSFTGSISLGQFQTKWLGPGVQSSGSNINFQSATNTDDFWPLVITK; encoded by the coding sequence ATGAACGCCAGAAGATTCTCTAAAACTGACATGGGGCCCATGAAGCGGAAGGCCAAGCCTGCCGCCAAAGTTCGGAATGTCATTAAGCGGGAAGTTATGAGTTCCGAACTCATGTACGCCGTCAGCCGGGCCAGAGAAAAAACAGCCGCGGCTGCATTGATAAAACCGAAGATCTTCACTGCCAAACAGCGGTTTGAATGGAAGAATTACAGCCGGCAAATGTTCCAAATAAGTTCTTTTGCCCTTGCCGGGATTATTTTGATCGGTGTTCTGCAGGGCCTGGTTTATCTGTCGCAGGCAAAAAAAGCTTCCGGCGAGATTTTGGGCGCGGCCACTTCCGCATACACAGACCTGCATACGGCGGAACAGAATTTGAGCACGCAAAACTTCGCCGCGGCTCAGCAATTGTTTGATGCGGCCAGCGGCAACGTAAATCTGGCGCAGGAAAAATTGAACGATTTCCGCGCTTTGAGCTGGGTTGCGCCTGTAGCCGATTCCGCGAACCATGTTCTGGCTGGGGCCGGATTATTGGCGAATGCCGGAAACAAATTAAGCGATGCTCTGAATTTGTTCGATGAGCTGAAGGTTTCCAGCAAAGGGGTGGAAACAGCGAATTTTAACGATAAGATAAAAACCAACCGTGAGCTGCTGAGTGCCAGCCGCGATCTGGTCGTTTCCGCTTCCGGGCAATTTAATCAGGCCGGGAGTGTTCCTCAGGATTATTCGGGAACGCTGGAGGCTGCCAAACAGCAGGTCTCGGACCTTAATTCGATCCTGGACAAGCTCATCGGTCTGGAGGATCTGTACTTGGGTTTATTCAGCAAGCAAAAAACCTACCTGTTGATCTTCCAAAATTACGATGAGGAAAGGGCCACCGGCGGGTTTATCGGGACTTATGGGGTTTTGGGAACGGATAACGGGGCGATCACCAAACTTAAGATCGAAAGTATTTACCAGCTCGACGGTCAGATCTACGAGCAGATAGCGGCTCCGGGGCCCATGCAGCCGCTGATCAAGCGCTGGGGAACCCGCGACGCTAACTGGTTTGCCGACTTTCCGACTTCAGCCCAAAAACTTCTGTATTTTTTTGAAAAAGGCGGAGAAACTGCCGATGGCGTGATCACGGCCACGCCGAAAATGTTTGAAGACATCTTGAGGCTCACCGGACCTATCGATATGCCATCTTACGGAGTTGCGCTCACCGCGGATAATTTTCAGCAGCTGGTGCAGTTTAAAACTTCCGTTGACTATGATAAAATCTTGAACCAGCCGAAAAAGTTCCTGGCTGACGCGGCCCCGCAACTTTTGGACCGGTTGATGGGCATGAACAAAGACCAGTGGATCCAGATCCTGCAGATCTTTGAAGATAATTTGCGGCAAAGAAATGTTCTCCTGTATACCAAAGATCAGGCTACCGAAAAACAGATCGAGGATCTGGGGTTCGGCGGTCAGGTCCTGGCCACGGACTACGATTATTTGTCCGTAAATAATTCCAATTTGGGCGGAACTAAAACCGATCTGAGCATGGATCAGAACGTTGACCTGAAAAGCAAGATCTTGTCAGACGGGTCGATCATCAATACTCTGACAATTGACCGGAAAAACTCTGCGGACGCCAGCAACAAAGATTATTTGCGCGTGCTGGTGCCAAGGGGAAGCCAATTTGTTTCAGCGCAGGGCTTTGACGATTACCAGTATTTTGACTCTACTGCGAAGGGCATGCGCACGGATCCTGACCTGGCAGCTTGGGACGTCGGGGAAATGCATTCCAATGTTTATGTCAGGACCGAAGCCGGAAAAACGGAATTTGCAGGCTGGCTGGCCACGGACCCCGGGGAAGAGCGCAGCATCACGCTGACGTATATGCTCCCGTTTAAAATTAACGCTGATGCTTTGAGCAATGCCCAGTCTTACAGTCTGCTGGTTCAAAAACAATCAGGATCAAAGCCTTACAGCTTCACCGGGAGTATATCCTTAGGCCAATTTCAGACGAAATGGCTGGGGCCCGGAGTTCAGTCTTCAGGCAGTAATATAAATTTTCAATCCGCGACCAACACCGATGATTTTTGGCCGCTTGTCATAACTAAATGA
- the ftsW gene encoding putative lipid II flippase FtsW: MTKTLPKVDKYIMWLVLILLTIGLLTLSSASTVLSYQRFHNNYYYFIRQVLLGAVPGLIFMYIFARLDYHFWQKIAPFLILAGIGLLVAVLIPGIGFKVGGARRWINFGSFLFQPTEFIKLAMIIYLASWFDKRQHHAQDLYYGFLPSLAIVGVVAGLIILEPDIGTMLVLASIAAVMFFIGGVRLRYIFATAASALLVLWILVKAAPYRAKRFLAFLDPTADTQGISYQIQQAKLAIGSGGWWGLGFGQSRQKYGYLPEPIGDSIFAIMAEELGFIRVCVILLLFLFLGYRGFKVARTAPDTFGKLLAAGITSWLILQALINVGGITGLIPLTGIPLTFISYGSTSLLISLASMGILLNISRFSNSQID; the protein is encoded by the coding sequence ATGACGAAAACATTGCCAAAAGTTGACAAGTATATTATGTGGCTGGTGCTGATCCTGCTGACCATCGGGCTTTTGACCTTGTCTTCCGCTTCCACAGTATTGTCCTATCAGCGCTTTCACAACAACTACTATTATTTTATCCGCCAGGTCTTGCTGGGCGCAGTGCCCGGTTTGATCTTTATGTACATCTTTGCCAGGCTGGATTATCATTTTTGGCAAAAGATCGCGCCGTTCCTTATTTTGGCCGGAATCGGCCTGCTTGTGGCCGTGCTTATCCCGGGTATCGGATTTAAAGTCGGTGGAGCTCGGCGCTGGATCAACTTCGGTTCATTTCTTTTTCAGCCCACAGAATTTATAAAACTGGCGATGATCATATATCTGGCCAGCTGGTTTGATAAGCGCCAGCACCACGCCCAGGATCTGTATTACGGATTTTTGCCCAGCCTGGCGATCGTCGGAGTGGTGGCGGGATTGATCATTTTGGAGCCTGACATCGGCACCATGCTGGTCTTAGCGTCTATCGCAGCGGTGATGTTTTTTATCGGAGGAGTGCGCTTGCGGTATATTTTTGCCACGGCAGCTTCTGCATTGCTGGTATTGTGGATATTGGTGAAGGCCGCCCCTTATCGGGCAAAAAGATTTTTGGCATTCTTGGACCCGACCGCGGATACTCAGGGTATTTCTTATCAAATCCAGCAGGCCAAACTGGCAATAGGTTCAGGCGGGTGGTGGGGGCTGGGATTTGGCCAGTCACGGCAGAAATACGGTTATTTGCCGGAGCCGATAGGCGATTCCATCTTTGCCATCATGGCCGAAGAATTGGGCTTCATCCGGGTTTGCGTCATCCTGCTGCTGTTTCTGTTTTTGGGGTACCGGGGTTTTAAAGTCGCCCGCACAGCGCCTGATACATTCGGCAAGCTTTTGGCCGCGGGCATCACCAGCTGGCTTATTTTGCAGGCTTTGATCAATGTCGGAGGCATTACCGGTTTGATCCCTTTGACCGGCATCCCCCTGACATTTATCTCATACGGTTCAACCTCGCTGCTGATCAGTTTGGCCTCAATGGGGATCCTGCTGAATATTTCACGTTTTTCAAATTCACAAATTGATTAG
- the murD gene encoding UDP-N-acetylmuramoyl-L-alanine--D-glutamate ligase codes for MLENLQGKRIAVVGLGVNNKKLAEYLTINNVAYDVIDGWKDPDELIGRLDHYNLIFRTPGLPLLSNAVQEAQKKGVEISSQTKLFFQLCPATIIGVTGTKGKGTTSSLIAKILETAGKKVWLGGNIGRDPFEFLDSVKFNDYVVLELSSFQLQDLHLSPHIAIVLNITSDHLNHHQSVEEYITAKSSIIAFQSEKDFAILHENLPKWFKDLGGSRKIFFEGKDVADYPTKLLGPHNLENISAAAACAKLLGIEEPIIRRAVAEFEPLPHRLNKVKEINGVSFIDDGYSTNIDPTIAAIDAINAPLILIVGGFDKGLDFGALGEKIKSAKNLKGLVVIGAVTDKILNAAKGFVGKILTGAKNMQEILTQARSLAVSGDTILFSPATSSFDMFKNETERAEQFVKEISK; via the coding sequence ATGCTGGAAAATTTGCAAGGCAAAAGAATAGCAGTTGTCGGTTTGGGCGTAAACAATAAAAAATTGGCGGAATATCTGACAATCAACAACGTAGCTTATGACGTGATCGACGGCTGGAAGGACCCGGATGAACTTATAGGGCGGCTTGACCACTATAATTTGATTTTTCGCACACCCGGCCTTCCCTTGCTCTCAAATGCTGTGCAGGAGGCCCAAAAAAAAGGCGTTGAGATATCGAGCCAGACCAAATTATTTTTCCAGCTTTGTCCGGCAACCATCATCGGTGTTACGGGAACCAAAGGTAAAGGAACAACGTCCAGTTTGATCGCCAAAATTTTGGAAACAGCCGGCAAAAAAGTCTGGCTGGGCGGCAACATCGGCCGCGATCCGTTTGAATTCCTGGATTCCGTGAAGTTCAATGATTACGTTGTCCTGGAATTGTCCAGTTTTCAGCTTCAGGACCTGCATCTTAGCCCGCATATCGCAATTGTTCTAAATATCACTTCCGATCATCTGAATCACCACCAGTCGGTTGAGGAATATATTACGGCGAAATCATCAATTATAGCTTTCCAGTCGGAGAAAGATTTCGCTATTCTCCACGAAAATCTGCCGAAATGGTTTAAGGATCTGGGCGGGAGCAGGAAGATTTTTTTTGAAGGCAAGGATGTCGCAGACTATCCGACAAAACTTTTGGGGCCTCACAATTTGGAAAATATTTCTGCGGCGGCTGCTTGCGCCAAGCTTTTGGGAATTGAGGAACCGATCATTCGAAGAGCCGTTGCCGAATTCGAACCATTGCCGCACCGGCTGAACAAAGTAAAGGAAATAAACGGAGTGAGTTTTATCGATGATGGCTACAGTACGAATATTGACCCGACGATCGCCGCGATCGATGCCATCAATGCCCCTTTGATATTGATCGTCGGCGGGTTTGATAAAGGCTTGGACTTCGGCGCTTTGGGGGAAAAAATAAAGTCTGCCAAAAATCTGAAAGGTCTGGTTGTGATAGGCGCGGTGACTGATAAAATTTTAAATGCCGCGAAAGGCTTTGTCGGCAAAATTCTGACAGGAGCCAAAAATATGCAGGAAATCCTAACTCAGGCAAGATCCTTGGCAGTGAGCGGGGATACGATCTTGTTTTCTCCTGCAACTTCCAGTTTTGACATGTTCAAGAATGAGACTGAACGCGCCGAGCAATTTGTAAAAGAAATCAGCAAATGA
- a CDS encoding D-aminoacylase, translated as MYDILIKNGTVIDGTGAPGKKMDVAVEKGKIVEVAADISGKALQTINAQDRFVTPGFIDIQNHSDSYWTLFDQPEQASLLSQGITSIIIGNCGASLAPLLNTESIKTIQKWHNLSGINLNWASMPEFLQILSAMPLGVNVGTLVGHATLRRGLAGDQVRSLTGDEIKIMDKTLQDALSAGALGLSLGLIYAHEVNSSIAELQEIVGNLKPTNKYLSVHLRSEASHILESIDEVIELAAANQIPIKISHIKVRGKKNWPLFDSVLGKLEAAYQKGLKISFDVYPYSTSWSVLYTYLPKWAYEGGRDQILKMAIDPISRRKITDYLRDQDQDFKNIIVAEAWNNNNFVGKTLGLIAQNQNVSAEEALLNVITATKAQVTIFDHNLSQEQVELFCASPLSMIATDGAGINQRSTGLFHPRCFGTMPRFLKMVREKKLLKWESAVKKLTSEPASLLGIADRGVIAKGNIADIVVFDPQTVTDKADYVNPDLFSEGIDMVVVNGRISYTPKQILSTAGTVIRR; from the coding sequence ATGTACGATATTCTCATCAAAAATGGCACGGTCATCGACGGCACAGGAGCGCCCGGGAAAAAAATGGATGTGGCTGTGGAAAAAGGAAAGATCGTTGAGGTGGCTGCGGATATATCCGGCAAAGCGCTGCAGACGATCAATGCCCAGGACAGATTCGTGACCCCGGGCTTCATTGATATCCAGAACCACTCGGATTCCTACTGGACCCTGTTTGACCAGCCGGAGCAGGCCAGCCTTCTGTCGCAAGGGATAACTTCGATCATCATCGGAAATTGCGGCGCATCATTGGCCCCGCTTCTGAATACTGAATCGATCAAGACCATTCAGAAATGGCATAATTTGTCCGGCATCAATCTGAACTGGGCATCCATGCCTGAATTTTTGCAGATACTGTCCGCAATGCCGCTGGGCGTGAATGTAGGCACCTTGGTCGGGCACGCAACACTGCGGCGGGGGCTCGCCGGCGATCAGGTACGATCGCTTACCGGCGATGAAATTAAAATTATGGATAAAACTTTGCAGGATGCGCTGTCAGCCGGGGCTTTGGGCTTGTCTTTGGGTTTGATCTACGCGCACGAGGTTAATTCTTCGATAGCAGAACTTCAGGAAATCGTGGGAAATTTAAAACCAACCAACAAATATCTGAGCGTGCACTTGCGCTCGGAAGCCAGTCATATCCTTGAAAGCATTGATGAAGTGATTGAGCTGGCCGCGGCGAATCAGATCCCGATCAAGATCTCGCACATCAAAGTCCGGGGCAAAAAGAACTGGCCGCTGTTTGACAGCGTGTTAGGCAAGCTCGAGGCGGCTTATCAAAAAGGCCTGAAGATCAGCTTTGATGTTTATCCGTACAGCACATCATGGTCAGTGCTTTATACCTATTTGCCGAAATGGGCATACGAAGGTGGCAGAGACCAGATCCTAAAAATGGCCATCGACCCCATATCTCGGCGAAAAATTACTGATTATCTGCGCGACCAGGATCAGGATTTCAAGAACATCATTGTAGCTGAGGCTTGGAACAACAATAATTTTGTGGGCAAAACCCTTGGCCTTATCGCCCAGAATCAAAATGTCTCAGCGGAAGAAGCTTTGTTGAACGTTATCACGGCAACCAAGGCCCAGGTCACTATTTTTGACCATAATTTGTCCCAGGAGCAGGTTGAACTGTTTTGCGCCTCGCCTCTGTCCATGATCGCCACTGACGGCGCCGGGATCAACCAAAGATCAACCGGGCTGTTCCATCCCAGATGCTTCGGCACCATGCCGAGGTTTTTGAAAATGGTCCGCGAGAAAAAACTGCTGAAATGGGAAAGCGCGGTCAAAAAATTGACCAGCGAGCCCGCGAGCCTGCTCGGAATTGCTGATCGGGGAGTGATCGCAAAAGGCAACATTGCCGATATTGTGGTATTTGATCCGCAGACGGTCACAGACAAGGCTGATTACGTCAATCCCGATCTGTTCTCGGAAGGCATTGATATGGTTGTGGTGAACGGCCGGATAAGCTATACCCCAAAACAGATTTTAAGCACAGCCGGAACGGTGATCAGACGCTGA
- the mraY gene encoding phospho-N-acetylmuramoyl-pentapeptide-transferase, giving the protein MTINEAVIKIFSLAAISFIVAMSLTPIFTNFVYEHKFGKKIRAEGDTPFYSKLHEKKAGTPTMGGILVWLTTVAMAAVFWFLDRVAHVSFFHRLNFLTRMQTLLPLGALGAAALLGLLDDYLGVKGTGGGKGGGLRMRHRILLYTLVAVIGAYWFYYKLQFDSLHIPGLGNFTIGWWYVPLFIFIVVATSFSVNQTDGLDGLAGGVLAIAFLSYGLIAFMQGKFELAALTAVLSGSLLAFLWFNIFPARFFMGDTGAMSLGTVLAVIAFLTNSVAVLPIIGIVLVLESGSTLLQVLSRKLTGKKIFLSSPLHHHFEAEGWPETKVTMRFWVIAAVGGLIGVAVNLIGR; this is encoded by the coding sequence ATGACCATAAATGAGGCGGTAATTAAGATCTTCAGCCTGGCTGCAATTTCCTTTATTGTTGCGATGAGTTTGACCCCGATCTTTACCAATTTTGTCTACGAACACAAATTCGGTAAAAAGATCCGGGCTGAAGGCGACACGCCTTTTTACAGCAAATTACATGAGAAAAAAGCCGGGACCCCGACCATGGGCGGTATTCTGGTCTGGCTTACCACTGTTGCTATGGCTGCGGTTTTTTGGTTTCTGGACCGCGTTGCACACGTCAGTTTTTTCCACCGGCTGAATTTTCTGACGCGTATGCAAACTCTTTTGCCTTTGGGAGCACTGGGCGCTGCCGCCTTGCTTGGTTTGCTGGATGACTATTTGGGTGTGAAGGGAACCGGCGGAGGCAAAGGGGGAGGCCTGCGCATGAGGCATCGGATCTTATTGTACACGCTCGTGGCAGTGATCGGGGCTTATTGGTTTTATTACAAATTGCAGTTTGATTCTTTGCATATTCCGGGCCTTGGCAATTTTACGATCGGATGGTGGTATGTGCCTTTATTTATTTTTATAGTGGTAGCCACAAGTTTTTCGGTCAATCAAACCGATGGTTTGGACGGCCTGGCCGGCGGAGTTTTGGCTATAGCATTTTTATCCTACGGTTTGATCGCATTTATGCAGGGAAAGTTCGAGTTGGCCGCTCTGACCGCGGTTTTGTCCGGAAGCCTTTTGGCATTCCTTTGGTTTAACATTTTTCCGGCGCGGTTTTTCATGGGCGATACAGGCGCCATGTCTTTAGGTACTGTGCTCGCCGTTATTGCTTTCCTGACCAATTCCGTGGCGGTTTTGCCCATTATCGGTATTGTTTTGGTGCTTGAATCAGGCTCAACCCTGTTGCAGGTGCTTTCACGCAAACTGACCGGCAAGAAAATATTTTTATCCTCTCCTCTGCATCATCACTTTGAAGCCGAAGGCTGGCCCGAAACAAAAGTCACTATGAGGTTCTGGGTGATTGCCGCAGTCGGAGGGCTGATCGGAGTTGCAGTGAATTTAATCGGAAGATAA
- a CDS encoding serine hydrolase, whose product MLNKILYTTLGISLALIFFPHPAKEAVKTPVVAGISTQAADNALKTAPEMAVNLSQPQLTARAALAYDLDSGTVLYSNNLDEKLPIASLTKLMTALTVVNHVGPNAVVTIIKADETPIGSTVGLVEGEKITVSDLLAAMLIPSGNDAALALANFVAGTPEKFAEMMNQEATDLNLANTHFSNPVGWDTFDSQANFSNSLDLIKIVQEFLKHDELRKIVGTRQASVSSLDGKYVHQLLTTNKLLLDDPEVTGIKTGFTSKAMGNLIILDNHGGNQIVTVVLGSDNREADTQKLLDWVFAVYKW is encoded by the coding sequence GTGTTAAACAAAATTTTATACACAACTCTGGGGATCAGTCTGGCTTTGATATTTTTTCCTCACCCTGCTAAAGAGGCAGTAAAAACACCTGTGGTTGCCGGCATTTCCACGCAAGCGGCCGATAATGCTTTAAAGACTGCGCCGGAAATGGCAGTCAATTTAAGCCAGCCGCAGCTGACCGCCCGTGCCGCTTTGGCTTATGATCTGGATTCGGGCACTGTTCTTTATTCCAATAATCTGGATGAAAAATTGCCCATAGCCAGCCTGACCAAGCTGATGACTGCCTTAACCGTGGTCAATCACGTCGGTCCCAATGCTGTAGTGACGATAATAAAAGCCGACGAAACCCCGATCGGCAGCACAGTGGGGCTGGTTGAGGGCGAAAAGATCACCGTTTCCGACCTGCTGGCCGCCATGCTTATCCCTTCCGGCAATGACGCGGCTTTGGCGCTTGCCAATTTTGTGGCCGGCACTCCCGAAAAATTTGCGGAAATGATGAATCAGGAAGCTACAGACCTGAATTTGGCGAATACGCATTTTTCCAATCCCGTGGGCTGGGATACATTCGACAGCCAGGCGAATTTTTCCAACTCGCTTGACCTCATCAAGATCGTGCAGGAATTTCTGAAGCACGATGAACTGCGCAAGATCGTAGGTACGCGCCAGGCTTCGGTTTCTTCCCTGGACGGCAAATACGTGCACCAGCTTTTGACCACGAACAAACTTTTGCTGGATGACCCGGAAGTAACCGGTATTAAGACCGGCTTCACTTCCAAAGCCATGGGTAACTTGATCATTCTGGATAACCACGGGGGCAACCAGATCGTGACCGTGGTGCTGGGAAGCGACAATCGGGAAGCAGACACTCAAAAGCTTTTGGACTGGGTGTTTGCGGTTTATAAGTGGTAA
- the trxA gene encoding thioredoxin: MEVTLTDANFEAEVLKADKPVLVDFWAEWCGPCKMVSPAVSQIAEEMKDHLKVGKLNVDENPKTTQTYQIFSIPALKVYKNGKILGEMVGAMPKAVIEMKLKAILGIS; this comes from the coding sequence ATGGAAGTTACTCTAACAGACGCTAACTTTGAAGCCGAAGTTTTGAAAGCGGACAAACCGGTACTTGTGGATTTTTGGGCGGAATGGTGCGGCCCCTGCAAAATGGTTTCCCCGGCAGTTTCGCAGATAGCCGAAGAGATGAAAGATCACCTGAAAGTCGGCAAACTCAATGTGGATGAAAATCCCAAAACCACTCAAACATATCAGATATTCAGCATTCCGGCCCTGAAAGTTTATAAAAACGGGAAAATTCTGGGCGAAATGGTGGGCGCAATGCCCAAAGCCGTGATTGAAATGAAATTGAAGGCCATACTTGGGATAAGTTAA
- a CDS encoding ribonuclease H-like YkuK family protein: MLKMKPVEVREETLFFNDFKSPTHGQLDFDKVLEKLLEYIGNEPALEYELIIGTDSMPAGEEAEFVSAIVVHRKNRGGIYFWSKRHETKLHTLRQRIFQEATHSLKLAEQLIERLKILNVTDFHLTIHVDVGPNGATKKMMHEIVGMIKGNGFAVKTKPDSYGASSVADRHT; encoded by the coding sequence ATGCTTAAAATGAAGCCTGTGGAAGTAAGGGAGGAAACTCTCTTTTTTAATGACTTCAAAAGCCCGACCCACGGCCAGTTGGATTTTGATAAAGTTTTGGAAAAACTTTTGGAATATATCGGGAACGAACCTGCTTTGGAATACGAACTTATAATCGGCACTGACTCCATGCCCGCAGGCGAGGAAGCGGAATTTGTGTCTGCTATAGTAGTCCACCGCAAAAACCGCGGCGGAATTTATTTTTGGTCAAAAAGGCACGAAACTAAACTGCACACATTGCGCCAGCGGATATTTCAGGAAGCAACCCATTCTTTAAAACTGGCGGAACAATTGATCGAGCGCCTTAAAATTTTGAATGTAACGGATTTTCACCTGACCATTCATGTGGATGTGGGACCAAACGGAGCGACCAAGAAAATGATGCACGAAATAGTCGGCATGATAAAAGGCAACGGGTTTGCGGTCAAGACCAAACCGGATTCTTACGGGGCCTCGTCGGTTGCTGATAGACATACATAG
- a CDS encoding TraR/DksA family transcriptional regulator — protein sequence MAKHPKAKEIPRTQPKGLSTRQEELRKILTGRRDELQLIVGAQRRGRIEQGGAKSADNFDAASDNMAEELEFALVQQKTETLAKIDEAIARLEKDAYGYCLECGEEIEEKRLRALPFAVRCVDCEEERETAGKQERQEA from the coding sequence ATGGCAAAGCATCCTAAGGCAAAGGAAATACCGCGGACTCAACCAAAGGGACTTTCGACTCGACAAGAAGAACTTCGGAAGATCCTCACCGGCCGCCGTGACGAGCTGCAACTGATAGTCGGAGCACAGCGGCGCGGCCGAATAGAACAAGGCGGCGCAAAGTCCGCCGATAACTTCGACGCAGCGTCAGATAACATGGCCGAAGAGCTCGAGTTCGCGCTTGTTCAGCAGAAAACGGAAACGCTGGCCAAGATCGATGAAGCGATTGCCAGGCTCGAGAAAGATGCTTACGGTTACTGTCTGGAGTGCGGAGAAGAAATCGAGGAGAAGCGTCTTCGTGCATTACCATTCGCCGTTCGATGTGTGGACTGCGAAGAAGAGCGGGAGACTGCCGGGAAGCAAGAGCGTCAGGAGGCTTAA
- a CDS encoding ABC transporter permease, whose translation MMLQTIKMSFKALLLNKTRTFLTMLGIIIGITAVIILISAGNGAKSLIINQVEGIGSNLLFVIPGGSGKSQFSAPAQASGATVTSLTSEDVKALQNKDLAPHLQYVSPEVRGQFDVGFGNQDETAAVAGEDENFGIVRQITLSEGEWFTKSEVDGFGQVAILGATIKDDLFGNQDPIGQLIKIKQLSFRVIGVAEPKGLGPGGVDQDSQVTVPVSTAQKIILGINYYSLIQIQVKDASSLPAAEDEVTKVLRSNHHITDPNKDDFTIRNQQDALTLLSTITSALTLFLGAIAGISLVVGGIGIMNIMLVSVTERTREIGLRKAIGAKRKDILQQFLFEAVTLTIIGGIIGVVLGFLGSIAIAKIGNWSPTVPVYGILLAVGVSALFGLGFGIYPANKASKLSPIEALRYE comes from the coding sequence ATGATGCTGCAAACCATAAAGATGTCGTTCAAGGCACTGCTTCTGAACAAGACCAGGACGTTTTTGACAATGCTCGGCATAATTATCGGTATTACAGCAGTGATAATTCTGATCTCAGCCGGCAACGGCGCCAAATCCCTGATCATCAATCAGGTTGAAGGCATTGGCTCGAATTTGTTGTTTGTCATTCCCGGAGGCAGCGGCAAAAGCCAATTTTCAGCTCCGGCGCAGGCTTCCGGGGCAACAGTCACCAGTCTTACGTCTGAGGATGTGAAAGCTCTGCAAAACAAAGACCTGGCTCCCCACCTGCAATACGTCAGTCCCGAAGTCCGTGGCCAGTTTGATGTAGGTTTTGGAAATCAGGATGAAACGGCAGCGGTGGCGGGAGAGGATGAAAATTTCGGCATTGTCAGGCAAATCACGCTGAGTGAAGGTGAGTGGTTTACCAAGTCGGAAGTGGACGGGTTCGGGCAGGTGGCTATCCTGGGCGCAACCATCAAAGACGATCTGTTCGGCAACCAGGATCCTATTGGCCAGCTGATAAAGATCAAACAGTTAAGCTTCCGCGTCATCGGAGTGGCTGAACCAAAAGGTCTCGGGCCGGGAGGAGTGGATCAGGACAGCCAGGTCACCGTGCCCGTATCCACCGCGCAAAAAATTATTTTAGGCATCAACTATTACAGCCTGATCCAAATCCAGGTCAAAGACGCATCCTCGCTTCCCGCAGCAGAGGATGAAGTGACGAAAGTTTTGCGCAGCAACCATCACATCACAGACCCGAACAAGGATGACTTCACAATCCGCAACCAGCAGGATGCGCTGACTCTTTTGAGCACCATTACTTCTGCTCTGACCCTGTTCTTAGGGGCTATTGCCGGCATTTCTTTGGTCGTCGGCGGGATCGGCATCATGAATATCATGCTGGTTTCGGTCACGGAACGCACCAGGGAGATCGGCCTGCGCAAAGCCATCGGCGCCAAGCGCAAAGATATTTTGCAGCAGTTTTTGTTTGAAGCGGTCACCCTGACCATTATCGGCGGGATCATCGGCGTGGTTTTGGGATTCCTGGGCTCGATCGCTATTGCCAAGATCGGGAATTGGAGCCCGACCGTGCCAGTTTACGGCATCCTGCTGGCTGTCGGCGTCTCAGCTTTATTCGGCCTAGGCTTCGGGATTTACCCTGCGAACAAGGCTTCGAAATTAAGTCCGATAGAAGCGTTGCGGTATGAGTAA